cagtctgtccattcgactgaggatggaaagctgaggaaaaggacaagtgtacccccaaacgggaacaaaaagctttccaaaatgtagaaataaactgggttccccgatccgaaaccacatcggaagggaccccgtgaagcttcacgatttcacggataaacacctgagcaagagtcttagcattaggaagtgcgggtagcgcaataaagtgtaccattttgctaaacctgtctactactaccaagataactgttttacccgcagacaacggtaagtcagtgatgaaatccattgacacatgtgtccatggcctattggggatgaaaagtggcaataaagaccctgctggacgtgtatgagagactttcgcgcgtgcacaagtagaacaggtagacacgaaatccattacatcctgacgcaaccttggccaccaaaaacgacgagacaatagctccaaggttgctttactacccgggtgcccagcaagtgccgaattatgatgttcctttaataattcaagacgcaggtttaacggtacaaacaatttctctgaggggcaagaggccggggcgtccccctgggcctctaacacctttccctctagaacagtgtacagcagagacaaccactccactttgtaaaataggtaccggatcactaacattaccccctccagggaaactacgagataatgcgtctgccttggtattttttgccccaggacgataggtgattacaaagttaaatctggtaaagaatagcgaccacctagcttgtctaggggtgagacgcttagccgattctaggtacagaaggtttttgtgatccgtaatcaccgtgacggggtggattgctccctctaagaagtgacaccactcttcaaacgccagtttaatcgccaacagttccctatttccaatatcatagttcttttctgcagtagataactttttcgaaaagaaagcgcaaggacgccatttgccaggagacggaccctgagacaatacagcccccactcccacctctgacgtatctacttcaacaataaaaggctgggagacatcaggttgaattagaacaggtgccgaggtaaatctctcttttagagaggaaaatgcaattttagcggcgtcagaccatttagaaaaatcagtccccttcctagtcatgtcagtaaggggtttaacaatcactgaataatttttaatgaactttctatagaaatttgcgaaacccaaaaaccattgtagagctttaaggttctcaggaagatcccaatctaaaattgcctggaccttcctaggatccatacggaaacctgaagcagataatagatatcccaggaactgtatttcctgaacggcgaagacacatttttcaattttcgcatataatttattcgtccgtaggacctgcagtacttgcctgacatgtacttcatgtgttttcagatccaccgaataaattaagatatcatctaggtatatgactacaaacctgccgatgagatgactaaaaatatcattaacgaaatgttggaagacagcaggggcattggtcagaccgaaaggcatgactaaattttcataatgcccctcaggggtgttaaaagctgtcttccactcatccccttccttgatacgaatcagattgtaggcccccctaagatcaagtttggagaaccagctagcacccgcaatctgattaaaaaggtcaggaatgagaggaagagggtatgggtctcggatggttatccggtttagctcacggaaatctaggcaaggacgcaggcccccatctttctttttaacaaagaaaaaccctgcagccacgggtgaagaagagggtctgatgtgtcccttagccagactctcggagatataatctttcatggcttgtctctcgggacccgaaagattatacaacctggacttgggtaattttgcaccaggaatcaggttaaccgggcaatcataaggacgatgaggtggtagcttctgacaacccttttcagaaaaaacgtcctcaaagtccgaaataaatgtaggtagggaagctatggaggcgattaagcaattgttatttaagcaattctctctgcaatgctcactccaatatctccctggcctgccaatccaccactggattgtgcgctaccaaccagggaagacccaatgcCACatgagagggaaggccctccagaacgtaacatgaaagacactcattatggtggtcccctacccgaaggtgtaagttatggacaatgtgagtgaggtttctctgagacagaggagcagaatcaatagcgaatatgggaataggtctctgcagcgtacagagagacaaacccatagtgcgggcaaaatgggcatctatcaaatttacccctgctccactgtctagaaaaaaagaaatagactccgtcttaacaccaaaaacaataaccgctggcaacacaaattgagatgttcgtatggaggaaacgtataccccccggctgacatcctccgcacagcctggggttagtagttttccaacggtcttttgtttttgagaaaggagggacagacattaatgaaatgacccttccccccacagaaaaaacaagccccccacctacggcgaacctcaggaggacggacctgacgagaagttcctcctagctgcataggctcatctaagtcagtacagactaactgctgcttgggagaggttaccaattgctcatgaattttcgatctctccctaagacgtctatctattctgatagagagggacataacagcatcaagggaaaggggggtctcatacagcgccagcacatccttaaccctttcagataacctagagcagaactgactcctgagagccgggtcgttccactgagtatccgtagcccacctacggaactctgagcaatattcctctgctggccgatctccctgtaggagtctccgtaacttcgactcagccagggcgactcggtcagggtcatcatatatgagacccaaagcccccaaaaatccctccactgaccggagagcctgggaaccagggggtaacgagaacgcccaggattgcgggtccccctgaagcagggaaataacaatccccacccgctgttcttcattacctgaggagtaagggcgcagcttaaaatataatttgcaggcctcacggaacgtcacaaatttgtcccttcccccagaaaatctgtcaggaagaacaaccttgggttctgtaacaacctggttacccatagcaaccgctgggcttgcggtctgctgcatttgctgctgttgttggaggacagacgccttcaatcctgccacctccaaagacaggccttgaagctgtttgccaaagcagcaataggatccatattggattctaagtagagagaaaaaaaaaaaaaaattattttttttttctctcaaaaaataagggccagttataatatcacgatcggcgtgactatcacatacgtgacacagagggagggaaagaggaaggccctgcccaagtgagagggaaggtggtgactccTGActcttgcggctggcacctggctgccctgacgtccctagacgggttcctcacccgtacgccgatcacgtgcctaaaaccctggctttccctaagatgagccctagatagtgaacagggcggtgggaacactagtccgcaccactagctctaaaggaaaacaccaaggggaggacagacaatacagactcaacatataatcccaggtgggcgacaacaggagacaacaaaaagcccaacagggatccggagggtagcactctggaacaacaaccaggattcacagctccagtgggtcagtatagaagtccaggcaggaagctctataactggcaactagagaagtgtgagaggagaatataaggaggttgggagtggcagacaagaaacagctgaggaggagaagctacggatccctgagtgagacaaaaaggatagcaaggcaaacacagaaaacaatcactaagaaacaccgtgatctttagacatagagcgcgcagccacccgctgcgacttcctgaccccgggtataacggagtcagacgtggctcttgacaccctcgtgacaatgggtttgttttgttttttcagcctaatgatggcttgcttcactgatggtgacagctctttggatctcatcttgagagttgacagcagcagattccaaatgcaaatatcacacttgaaatgaactctggaccttttatctgctcattgtaattgggataatgagggaataacacacacctggccatagaacagctgagaagccaattgtcccattacttttggtcccttaacaagtggggggcacatatgcaaactgttgtaattcctgcaccgttcacctgatttggatgtaaataccctcaaattaaggctactttcacactagcgttcggggctccgcttgtgagttccgtttgaaggctctcacaagcggccccgaacggatccgtccagccctaatgcattctgagtggatgcggatccgctcagaatgcatcagtctggcaccgtttgtcctccgcctggccgtgcggaggcaaacggatccatccagacttacaatagaagtcaatggggacggatcagtttgaagttgacacaatatggctcaatcttcaaatggatccatcccccattgactttcaatgtaagtcaaaacggatccgtttgcatcatcatgaacaaaaaaacaacaactttttttaatttttttgttcatggtaatgcaaacggatccgttctgaacggatctaagcgtgtgcattataggtgcggatccgtctgtgcagataccggacggatccgcacctaaacgcaggtgtgaaagtagcctaaagctgacagtctgcagttaaagcacatcttgtttgtttaatttcaaatctattgtggtggtgtataaagccaaaaatgttagaattgtgtcgatgtcccaatatttatggacctgactgtatatatgcaTGTATGGCTCAGACAGGCATAAAGGTtaatttcattaaaggggttgtgccacagaGTTATAAAGGAATTTTAGGACGGAatacaaaacggaagcctttaagaggtctATGGTCACAAATACATGTAACAGTTCTGTTTTGTACTGTTATACATGACGGAAAAAATGGTCCTGTCAacagacatgtattaggacggagttagtatgttctccccgtgtttgcataGGTTTCCTATAGGTACTCCGGGTTCCTTCCACACTCCAATGACAAACTTaggttgtgagccccattggggacagcttgatactaatgtctgtaaagcgcagcggaatatagcactgctatataagtgcatgaaATAAACTGCATTACAGGCTCATAcacttaaatggggctgtgtTATAGCTCCCTGCACAGCGTGTGAAGAAATGCTAAAGTGGACCTCGTTCCCATATTTCTTGGGACATGAAGCAGGAGTTCCTATTTATACACTTACCATTATCTGGAAGGGACCCtttaaacccttaaaggggttgtgcaacaaaaaataatctagatttttcaaagcagcacttggatctgaatacttttgtaattagaagtaataaaaaatttgtatagccagtgagctatttaataaaatgtatctgtatagcgccacctgctgtttgctcttttccttatttctctgaccACCTCACTGAGGCGGTGGCACATGCTCAATTTAAATCTCCAACTGCCAGAAGCCATATCttatgttagaagctgtggcagttacaggcaaagagcttcagcagaaaggacacgttgAGGCCCCCAGAAatagggcccccccctccccccccttgtAGACTGGATGCTTTGTAACAAACCTGTGAAAACTATTAAATATTTACAGGTTTCTaaatttaaagggtttatctcggTACAGATAATGATTGCATATTGCTAGGTCTGATGAGCAGGGGGCGACCTCAGTGAATCCACtgttcactagtgttgatcgcgaatattataattgcaaatttttattgcgaatatctagaatatagtgctatatcttcataatcgcgaatattctagattttttttcatcagtacccatgatccctcactgcttcgtgcttgtgggccaatgagaaggctgcaatatctttgactttaggagtagtgtttatcacaaatttttgtatcgcaaatttttattgcaaattttccaattgcGGATTTTCgctatcaagaaaataatgactggggatctcaaatttgcgaatatatgatgaatatttgcccaaatattcgcaaattatcgCAAATTTgagtattgcccctgccgcttatcactgctGTTCACTAGAAAGTGTTCTGCCATTTCATCTCCCATCACTGCAGTGCGCCCTTGTCTGGAcgattccattcactgacagtgaGAACAAGTCTTACAATACCGAGAATTGAAACACAAAGTATAGTGCCACATTGCATAACACTGTAATCTCTGGTCCTTATACTGTTCTAGTGTCAgcagatgcagcagagatgacttTGTCTTCTGTCTTAACAGGGTATTGGCTATATAGCAGTCCTTACAATTATCCTGATCGGTGCTTTAGCACGTTTTGTGCTTCCACTTTTCACCACACATGAAGCTCTGCAGTCCCGCTACTGGACCAAGTACTCGGACATGGAGGATAAATGTTTTGAGGAGATGTGTATTCTGCACAATTATAAGGTTGCTGAGAAGTGTGTGAAGAGTTACTTTGAAGGGACGACAAAGGAAAGAAAAGAGGAAGTTTATTATGACAGAAGAAAAGTCCCCGATGCCCCAGTGGAGACGCTGGTGTATGTGGACCAATGGTACAACCACCGCCCTCCCATACCTGGTGCAGATCTCCCAGATCCAAGCTAAACCTACCTGAAGATATACATTGGTCTATAAACTAGAAGATATATACATCTATGGAGTATGTTAACATCATTAGCCAAAAAACATAATGGCCAATATTGACTAAAACTGGTATCTTATATTcctaaggaaaataaaaaaataaataaatttggggCATTTGTAGCTGTTTCTTTTCTTGCAGCAATGACATGAGATACAtccacgtgaccactgcagttAATGATATGCATGCCGTACGTGGTGGTCACGTGGACGTACAGTGCGTCATCACTGCaggaaaataaacaaacaaggaACACCATCcgggggtggactggccatggaccctacagggaaatttcacagTGGGCGATGTCCAGGGGGCTACCCGAGCCCTCTTCAAGGcaactggccaggtacataacgatctgatgcaATCAGCATTACTTAATAGTAGGagtatcaggtacttatgcacctggctggtggtcctgaggacagtgataaAGTCAAATACTGCAGTGGGGGACAGCAATATTGTGTGCTGGGctgaggtatttggttctgcaggggcagtattttgtgctgccctacaGTGTTGCTTGCCTCAACTACTTCTGTTGTTCCTACTTGCCTGTATTGCTCCCTCCTTATGTCAATTTGGATccatctacaacatggggccacgtttaggttgttttccatggtcaccTTAAGTTCCCAGTGCGCTCCTGATGCCATCTCTGAGTGAGTATTTTATAACAATTCTTGCTTTTAGGCTAATTTCTTAAACTCATGTACAACCCTTATACACTGGGATAATCTTCCAGTCATACAGGGATTCCTAAAGCGGACATCTAGGATGCTACTTTAGGGGTCTTCGTGTCCTCAGAAGAGATATGGAAGGATATTTTAGTGGCTAGTAAGTTTAATTCCTTACCTAAGGGCTGTTTTACAGCGTTAgcgctcgttcacacgaacgtgtgctgtccgttgccgtattgcggacccattcacttcaatgggtccgcaaatctggagatacggaacactacagagtgcttcctggggttccgttccgtgcctctgccccgcaaaaagatagaacatgctctatctttttgcagaacagagggATCGCTgacccactcaagtgaatgggtccacgatccccatgcggctgccccacggacagtgcccgtgcattgcggaccgcaagggcttcacacgtttgtgtgaacgagcccttagaaaGATCGGAGCTTTGGTGCTATGAGGGCAATGGTGAAGCCCTTGTTTCACCAAACTTCTTATTTGCATATTAGATACTAGTGTTGAGCTAACtcgtgtttcaagttcggcgtacaaggttcgggttatctaagaattccgttatggattccgctaccacggactataatttatggtccgtggtagcggcatccataatgggattcttcgataacccgaacctgaactttggatccggaacttaaaacacaagttcgctcaacactactcaagaATGGAGCCTCCGATCAGGAAGCGGATAGAAACATTATATTCAAGTGACCAAACAGTTCAATAGGGAGATCTGTTGTGAAAAACTCCCTTGTAATATGTATTTCTCCTCTGCTGCCATTGTTCTAATTGTCTTTTGGGTTGTGagcataaaaacaaaataaaaacggatTAAAGAATTGAAAGAAAAAGTTGCAGGGTTTCTTTTATGGCTTCGGATTTTCGTATTCTCGTGTGTCCATTCTGTAAAACAGATGATTCCCTTTCATGAGATCCGTCCATAATGCATTCATGAAAGCAAACATTTGACTAGCTCATTTACCTACACAACCTCCGCAGTCCTCACCACAGGCTACGAGAACATTCACTCAAGCTTCATCCTGAACTTCTGCGGGAGGAGGACACATCTTCAAATCCAGGCAATAAATACAACCCCAACATAGAAAAGCAAGACGGAGCTGCACGTTTACAGATTCCAGATATATTACTTTGGAACAGAGAACAAATCAGGACACCATGGATCGGTTTAAGATGGTATTACAGTACTTCCAATCCAACTCCGAGTCAGTAATGAATGGGATTTGTGGACTTTTAGCTTTGGCCAGTGTTAAAATCTACAGTTCTCTAGATTTTAATTGCCCATGCCTTCCCAGATACAACATGATATATGGCATGGGGATTATGTTTGTGCCTCCCGTTGCCCTTTTTCTTTGTGGTCTTATAGTGAACAGACAATCGGTTATCATGATGGAAGAGTGGATGAGACCGGCTGGCCGAAGAAAGAAAGACCTGGCAATTGTGAAGTAAGTGTGCATGTCAAACTGTGCGATCAATTGTTTCAGCTTTCAACAAGAAAAATCTGTCACCGAAATTCCTGAAACAAATCTGCCGCATGCAAattcaccctaagggctcattcgcacgaccgtatgtgttttgcggtctgcaaattgccatGTGCGGGACGCAtacagccagccctatgataagaaatgcctattcctgtccacaattgcggataagaataggacatgctctctcTTTTAAATACggaggcggacagcacacggtcagCATCATTTGCGGTTCGCATTCCATTCTTCAAAATGGCGGAAGGGATGCAGACACATaaatgcggtcgtgtgaatgagccttaaGGGTATGGATAtgtggtcaggtttctgcatgcagttttgaaatTCAAAGCCAggagtcaataaaaaaaaaaaaggaggagacgttgtatctgtcctttatactttctcttcttATTTGATCcagtcctgattttggcttccaaaactgcatcaagaaacctgaccatgtggccctaGCCTCAGCGTTTATGTTGTGTATCAatggtaaagcctcattcacacatccgtgtctgTGACGTAATCCGTGATAAGATGGTCAGTGATTCATCCAcaaagatgtccgtgaaggatctgtgtttggtccgtgtgtccgttttttttttttgctctccgtgtgtcatctgtgtttCAGAGACAGTGTACAATTCAAAATAAATTTTCATTGCATGTCCTCCTAATGGTCCGTGAGACATTAATGTGTCTGTGTTGCGTCCACGTTttgtttttcacagacccatagactataatgggcaggatggatccgtgaacatggacaaaatagagcatgcatctggGCTAAAAccacggacccacggaccatgCTAAAATAAGcacattaaggccccttgcacacgactatatggctttttcagtattctgcagtctgcaaaaaataaggatgacatccgtgtgcattccgttttttgcggaacggaacagctggcccctgatggagacaataataggacatgttctatctttgaacggaaatacgaaaacggaaggcatatggagtaccttctgttttttttgcggattcattgaaatgaatggttccgtatacagtctgtATACGggacacaaaaaaacaaaacggaaacaaaagatatttgtgtgcaagaggcctaaaataaatgggtacatgtgctgtcaGTGGAGAACACGTGCAgcacacgtctgtggaacactgacgtgtCAATGATGCTTAAATTGGATCAAAATGATTTCAAATAATTACTAGTGTGGTCATTCCATGGACTCCATTCATCCCTCCGACTTTCTGTATGCTCAAAAGTAAGACTGCAGACCTAGATGCAGCCATACTCTATCTAGTTGAAGTTTGATATTTCATTAGCTGTGACTAGCTGTGAACCCCCTATTCTTGGGAcacagtttaagggctcatgctgcacaagaccgtatgtattttgcagtctgcaaaaaacggatctgcaaaaaatacggatgacgtccgtgtgcattctgtattttttggaacggaacagctggtccctaatagaacagtcctatccttgtccataatgcggacagtaataggacatgttctatttttattttgtggaacggacatacggaaacgacatgcacatggagtaacttcagtttttttttgttgttgacccatttaaatgaatggtttcgtatacagtccgccaaaaaatagaacagacacggaaagaaaatacattcatgtgcatgaggccttattccaaCTATTGGCTGGTTTACTTTGCGACAAAATTTATCTCCAGAACTGTGGCGCAAAATTACACATACCCCTTTACCACTAGGCCACAAACCTATTCCATTAAGCCACTCCCCCTTGGTAAGTTAGCCACAGTGGAGTTTTCTAACACTAGAAGCGCCGAATTGTACCAAAAATTTTGCCACAATTTGTAACATCTAGTTTGACCTGGTCTTCCCAATTAACTCCATTTCCTGAGATATATCAGCAGGATGATACCCGCCAAAGATTCTTTACAAACCTGTGGAAAAGCTCAGGCTGCTAGGAGGCATCTCAAAGTGATATGCTCATCACTGACatatatggcatatccacaggaccTCTTGGACCCACACCTATTTTGAGAATGACCCCCTGGTCCAACTTGTGCCATGGCCGCAGTGGATTAAGAGGTGTTTCTGGAATAACCAAGCAAGCGTGTTTTGCCATTCGTTAAATTGCCATAGAGGTGAATAGTTGGAGACACCTCTACATTCTCCAGTTGGAACAGGGGAAGGGGTCAAAGGGACCCTTGTACTGAAGATAGGTGTGGGTACAAGAGGTGGGAaccacatctatcagacatttatgggatATTCTTTCTTGCAAAGGGCAAGACTAGAATTTTATGTTTTCAGTTTGGTAAGGTTGATGCAGGTCAAAGAGTAGGCTTAGTAGGCTTCGGTCTAGGGGGTTCAATTTGGGTGGGACACAGATTTGCCTGTATAGGCTATGTACACCATTGGggctagtttttttttatgattacattttcctcatttttggctaaaaatcttattttaatTGGTCTTAAAAAATGTTAAGCAGTTTTTATGATACAGGTGGTTAAAAATCATTCTATTTGCAGACTGTCCCTCCGGAGCTCCATAACATAACGGTTCATGTGAAGGGTTATCGCTGATCCCCTGACCTCAAACACTCATTAAACTTATAGGAATATGGCTTAAATTAGTGTTTTTTGTGGTCAGGAGATAATAGACAGGGTTTCACATGAGAAGTCAGCTGAAGAGACTCAGGAGGGACAGTCTGAAAATTGAATGATTTTTAACTGCATGCAttaacaatttaatttttttttataaagaccaataaaaaaaatataatttagcccaaaatgagtaaaatgttaTCCTAAACAAATTGccccgaaggtgtccatagcctttaagtttcTGTCCACATTCGATAACATGTACGGTATGTGCAGCAAAGTCAAGCTTGCATGTTACTGTGCCACTGAAGATTGAGAGCTGTGTCATGAAAGATTGTCCAACCAACATTTATCATGCATAACTTTAGGGACTGGGGTGGCGGCAGATATTAAACCCATGAGAACTTGTCCCATCTCTAACTACAAAGCAGGTTTCGCCATAAGGAGCCTCAGCAGCAGTATAATTGCACAGGACAACAATCAATTATTTCATGTGGCCACTTAATAAAGTTTACAGCGAGATGATATTACTTAAGACAGTGTAGGCTAAATCACACGCTTTGTAGACATCCGGTAACAAGCTGACCTGGCAAATGAGCAGTGAAATTTGTTTCAGGCCACAGGTCACAAAAATGCTGCCAAATATATTATGGGTAAATATGTCCGATAATCTGCTTTGTGCTTTCAGATATTTGTGTACCTCAGTCTTCACACGCGCCATGGTTGCTCCTGTGGTCTGGATTCTGACTACACTCTTGGATGGAAAATGTTTTGTCTGTGCGTTTAGTGGTTCTGTGGACGCAGACAAATTCCCAGGCTTTGCAAATAACACTTCATCAGAATTGCAACTCTTGCTCTATAAGGTGCCCTGTAAGGATGACGTCATGATCAGGAACAACACTTCCAGAAAAGCTGTTTCAAGATACTTAAAATGCTGGTCACAGGTAAATTCTCCTCTGTCTAAtgaatgtatttaaaggggttgtccagaattagaaaaacatggcaggTATTTTCCAAAACAGTGCCacgcctgtccatgggttgtgagtagtattgtagctcagccccattctcttcaacAATTATTAGCaatcagcttaaaggggttttccaaatttctttataaataaataaaaacttactCACCTTTTAAATTCCTTGCCACTTCGTTCTTGCTGGGCCTGCAACAGTCATTTGCTATTCATCAGGTCACTTGCTCACTGAAGCTGCTACATGTGCATGAACAGAAATTCTTACAAAATCTTGGAAAAACCTCCACTGTATAAAGGGAGGTTTCCAGGACTAGAACATTGATCTCCTCTTCAGGGTGATTGATGAGGGTGCCCTGAAACCCCTGCTAATCAGAAGAATGAAGGAGCCCTTTCATTACCTACTACCTACCTACAGTAACTTGTCAGTGTGTGAGGCTGTGCCTGGTAAGTTAGCTCAGCTCTATTCTTGGGGTTCCAAGGTTCAGTC
The sequence above is a segment of the Bufo gargarizans isolate SCDJY-AF-19 chromosome 6, ASM1485885v1, whole genome shotgun sequence genome. Coding sequences within it:
- the LOC122942190 gene encoding calcium homeostasis modulator protein 3-like; amino-acid sequence: MDRFKMVLQYFQSNSESVMNGICGLLALASVKIYSSLDFNCPCLPRYNMIYGMGIMFVPPVALFLCGLIVNRQSVIMMEEWMRPAGRRKKDLAIVKYLCTSVFTRAMVAPVVWILTTLLDGKCFVCAFSGSVDADKFPGFANNTSSELQLLLYKVPCKDDVMIRNNTSRKAVSRYLKCWSQALGWSILLCLIILAFLARTLKPCFDQTSFLQTRYWSNYIDIEQKIFDETCCEHARDFAHKCILHFFQSMHDEMKTAHMIKKTEEEEEEDKLRGITDHEQVNKLLKSWYQSRPPLSLNLPTHRQHVKGKSNGYLDGNNGKQTDV